One Candidatus Neomarinimicrobiota bacterium DNA window includes the following coding sequences:
- the cmk gene encoding (d)CMP kinase, with amino-acid sequence MIIAIDGPAASGKSSTAHGVAERLGFRHIDTGAMYRAITLKIINEKGDLAQTDKLQDILDTLDLRVEFTGNSQDLFLDGELLGDQIRSPEVTELVADVSALACVRQRLLGLQHDVAEAHDVVLEGRDIGTVVFPDAEIKIYMIADIMVRAQRRQKDFHQQGVEKSLEELSAEILARDEHNAQRELAPMKAAEDAITLDTTELSIEDQIEFIVSKVETAKSNGGNLMTKKQDMDAKVEASEETPVETTGEAIEVSAESQDAVEMTPAEETIDTASEAPAEAAKVEEAVGEAPGIEAPAEETKVEEAVGEEPVVEALAEAAKVEEAVGEEPVVEAPAEETKVEETVGEEPVVEAPAEAAKLEETVAEEPVAETPVEDEKSAPEAKDMSQGKRALMNDLFASIKVLKKDELPEEQEVLSKESVAYQDLLDHAVIDLDQQSLVQGRIISVGDREIMVDFGFKSEGVVARHEFDEDEIPQVGDSIELFLERIEDKVGQAVLSKRKAEFMRVWDNVKQKYADGETVEGTISRRIKGGMVVNILGVDAFLPGSQLDVRPIRDFDAYVGKSFEFKIVKVNEFRKNIVVSRKELLEESLKEQRSKLLEEIEVGQILEGRIKNITDFGVFVDLGGIDGLLHITDLSWGRVNHPSEVVGLDEDIIVKVIDYDTAKQRVSLGLKQLKPHPWESVVEKYPEGTVVKGKVVSLANYGAFIELTAGVEGLVHISEISWTQHIKHPSDVFTVGDEIDAAVLSVDAENHKISLGVKQLQPDPWTTIEEKYLVGSVHEGTVRNLAQFGAFIELEEGIDGLVHISDLSWTSKVRHPKEIVNRGDKIDVKILDISQSERKISLGIKQAQENPWPELKNRFAINSVQKGTVIKLLEKGVILGFADTDVEGIILLGSFRKNERKDILDKFEVDAEVEVKVVEVDATEKKVVVSHEAAIKDKERAEIDEFIRGQDDVSDKLQIPDSIVNQIREAEEAAEVKTVKKPAKKAAAPKKKKPAAAKAAPKSKKDAESEEAPEAEAVAEVKEAPEAEAVAEGKETPEAEAPVEVEEAPEAAGEEEEQK; translated from the coding sequence ATGATCATTGCTATTGATGGTCCTGCCGCTTCCGGGAAAAGCTCAACTGCTCATGGAGTAGCTGAACGTCTGGGATTTCGGCACATCGATACAGGTGCCATGTACCGGGCGATCACTCTAAAGATAATCAATGAAAAAGGTGATCTCGCTCAAACTGATAAGCTGCAAGATATATTGGACACACTAGATCTTAGAGTCGAATTTACAGGCAATTCGCAGGATCTTTTCCTTGATGGAGAATTGCTGGGAGATCAGATTCGTTCCCCTGAAGTTACCGAGTTGGTGGCAGATGTCAGCGCGCTGGCGTGTGTCAGGCAACGTTTGTTGGGACTTCAGCATGATGTGGCAGAAGCTCACGATGTTGTTCTTGAAGGTCGTGATATTGGGACAGTGGTTTTTCCTGATGCCGAGATCAAGATTTATATGATTGCCGATATCATGGTTCGCGCCCAACGTCGGCAGAAGGACTTTCATCAGCAGGGAGTTGAAAAATCACTTGAGGAGCTTAGCGCAGAAATTCTGGCCAGAGATGAGCACAATGCCCAACGTGAACTCGCTCCCATGAAAGCGGCTGAAGATGCAATTACACTCGATACCACCGAATTAAGTATCGAAGATCAAATAGAATTTATTGTCTCCAAGGTGGAGACAGCGAAGTCAAACGGAGGAAACTTAATGACCAAGAAACAAGACATGGATGCTAAAGTCGAAGCAAGTGAAGAAACACCTGTTGAAACGACTGGTGAAGCGATTGAGGTATCTGCTGAATCCCAAGACGCCGTCGAGATGACGCCCGCCGAGGAAACGATAGACACTGCTAGTGAAGCCCCTGCTGAAGCAGCAAAGGTTGAAGAAGCAGTAGGTGAAGCGCCTGGAATTGAAGCCCCTGCTGAAGAAACAAAGGTTGAAGAAGCAGTAGGTGAAGAGCCTGTAGTTGAAGCCCTCGCTGAAGCAGCAAAGGTTGAAGAAGCAGTAGGTGAAGAGCCTGTAGTTGAAGCTCCTGCTGAAGAAACAAAGGTTGAAGAAACAGTAGGTGAAGAGCCTGTAGTTGAAGCCCCTGCTGAAGCAGCAAAGCTTGAAGAAACAGTTGCAGAAGAACCTGTCGCTGAAACTCCTGTCGAAGACGAAAAATCTGCCCCTGAAGCTAAGGACATGTCCCAGGGTAAACGGGCATTGATGAACGATCTTTTTGCCAGTATTAAAGTCTTGAAGAAAGATGAATTACCGGAAGAGCAGGAAGTCTTAAGCAAAGAATCGGTTGCCTACCAGGATCTTCTGGATCACGCAGTTATCGATCTGGATCAGCAGTCATTGGTTCAGGGTCGTATCATATCTGTAGGTGATCGCGAGATCATGGTTGACTTTGGATTCAAATCCGAAGGAGTTGTGGCTCGTCATGAATTTGATGAGGATGAAATACCACAAGTTGGTGATTCAATAGAGCTATTCCTGGAACGCATCGAGGACAAGGTTGGGCAGGCTGTTTTGTCCAAACGTAAAGCTGAATTCATGCGCGTTTGGGATAATGTTAAACAAAAATATGCCGATGGTGAAACTGTTGAGGGAACTATCTCTCGCCGGATCAAAGGTGGCATGGTTGTCAATATCCTGGGAGTTGATGCCTTCTTGCCTGGTTCTCAGCTGGACGTGCGACCCATCAGGGATTTTGACGCGTATGTTGGAAAATCTTTCGAATTCAAGATCGTTAAGGTCAATGAGTTTCGTAAAAATATAGTTGTCTCCCGTAAAGAATTGCTCGAAGAGAGTCTCAAAGAACAGCGTAGTAAGTTGCTTGAAGAGATTGAGGTCGGACAAATTCTAGAAGGCCGGATCAAGAATATCACAGATTTTGGTGTTTTTGTGGATCTGGGTGGCATCGATGGTCTGCTACATATTACTGACCTCTCATGGGGTCGCGTAAATCATCCTTCTGAAGTAGTTGGACTGGATGAAGATATTATAGTAAAAGTCATTGATTATGATACAGCCAAACAACGGGTTTCTCTGGGTTTAAAACAGCTGAAACCGCATCCATGGGAAAGTGTTGTTGAGAAGTACCCAGAAGGGACTGTTGTAAAAGGCAAGGTAGTCAGTCTGGCTAACTACGGTGCTTTTATTGAACTCACTGCTGGTGTAGAGGGTCTCGTTCATATCTCAGAGATATCCTGGACTCAACACATCAAACATCCTTCTGATGTCTTTACCGTTGGTGATGAGATCGATGCTGCTGTTCTGTCTGTTGACGCTGAAAACCATAAGATCTCTCTTGGTGTTAAGCAATTGCAGCCCGATCCCTGGACCACAATAGAAGAAAAATACCTGGTTGGATCCGTCCACGAAGGGACTGTTCGCAACCTGGCTCAGTTTGGTGCATTTATCGAACTTGAAGAAGGCATTGATGGTCTTGTGCATATCTCAGATCTGTCCTGGACCAGCAAGGTTCGTCATCCAAAAGAGATCGTTAATCGTGGTGATAAGATCGATGTTAAGATTCTTGATATTTCTCAGAGTGAACGGAAAATATCGCTTGGGATCAAGCAAGCCCAAGAAAACCCCTGGCCTGAGCTGAAAAACCGCTTTGCCATTAACTCGGTTCAAAAAGGTACGGTCATCAAATTGCTTGAAAAGGGTGTCATCCTTGGTTTTGCTGATACTGATGTAGAAGGAATTATTCTACTTGGTAGTTTCCGCAAAAATGAACGCAAGGATATCCTGGATAAGTTCGAAGTTGATGCTGAAGTTGAAGTAAAGGTCGTTGAAGTTGATGCAACTGAGAAAAAAGTTGTGGTCAGCCATGAAGCGGCTATCAAGGATAAAGAACGGGCAGAGATTGATGAGTTCATCCGCGGTCAGGATGATGTTAGCGATAAGCTCCAGATCCCGGACTCTATCGTCAACCAGATCCGCGAGGCAGAGGAAGCAGCTGAAGTAAAGACTGTAAAAAAACCTGCCAAGAAAGCGGCTGCTCCTAAAAAGAAAAAACCGGCAGCGGCAAAAGCAGCACCCAAGTCTAAAAAGGATGCTGAAAGTGAAGAAGCTCCTGAAGCCGAGGCAGTTGCAGAAGTTAAAGAAGCTCCTGAAGCCGAAGCAGTTGCTGAAGGTAAAGAAACCCCTGAAGCCG